The following are encoded in a window of Plasmodium vivax chromosome 10, whole genome shotgun sequence genomic DNA:
- a CDS encoding hypothetical protein, conserved (encoded by transcript PVX_080105A) codes for MECVSHDGRSTNGAGCNKELTNSSGNSKSIEMHAYKNKFEKSPNCEQNGQAAIRTSNKKSEERKNHMNYCTDNDQVDNFKVVHTYSGTSQKSRKNGRTKNFSKNKADFNHFFYEEKYANSSYVEKGKRPDRHYPHGGLGSNRGVNDNRLRKGTSSGNCSSGNNNNNNMGVHNPIESFGKNYSGSRMNVANGAEEKVAKRVASNNENLVPTGDKSHLGMVDGRSRRRGANSEKQPFVFANKRGGSGSYNDQNAGTVEYANDDDRVAAEQLGVGGSMCGDICGDMCGDRYSRKGDFPNDGTPPRKKSSFLRKSKSLNRNNIYESKEDDKRMVSITNRDPPENMDYTNVTKKACSNNELKFKEKKKDEANCTSREVNYDFKSALNIQFSKTKMCPYMNTKEKCKRFLSNMCPYAHDQSELKPFPDLYKTAMCRNFMKNLCSKSKIECNFAHNVQELRSTDEFYKTTLCKFFLNGYCKADTNCRHAHGHKELKSKEAKCKEAKRKEVNCEEVNCEGVNGEEVNGEGVNCEEVNGEGVNCGEVNCGEINREGVQHRNLGSLSWEIDRVGTEKANNNEEEEQPQHPQQLHQLRQSDLDGGETLLNGETMNRFKSSESCSLSEGKEVRIIRGGEDAAEEDLLAEEDIEEDDEVVDVIAVEGKRISNTRDRKKNDSKKNDGKKNDRKKKKEKFYNASRKLMSISTKDTYCFLSNGFSRNMESSENFDDENRSVRTNEDSTLAHSNGDSKMKSSDSANSYFKGDPHPEYPFKSNETIYRMELKDEEVNHSCDATGREAQNGSDTEQGHHSVDHNEQVNTSRHFGERSHDMADGKQERDHSNRFTHSNSHRGSNVALSGSLALKKEGRKIFNEDSAYAHRNKVSVGGGKGSNEATVHPKMDRNKNGRGYMNPNFAPMGSKGGTRNFQDKMGNGKLSRNVQVDAIEVNDGMGPPSEMHFSGLCENGMNGYDGAVGHTGGCGGRDSNGYGQERGDNYTWENHTKENHAGEHNRGGYRSKGFHNANKGNGDRSGGGNFHSGGNSNFNGAFGNSADNYGGGVGKQYGNGKRANGGTARYDGHPGSRDSSNSGVANRGAANSSVVNSGVVSGGFANNGMMNNNLGNNNLGNNNLGNNNMVNSNMMRNNFRGNHARNATRNVRHGARNGLRNGGMANYAANPNGANPNGANPNGANPNSIYPNGANPNSAYHNDVVENNMRTMHPEHVNTYNNNFSCYNVRGGDANVYMSMNNFPYKNAPQGSNCNVVGRAPGKIDHSSCGGNYGGSYGGNYGGNYGGNYGGSNGGNYSGNHGGHYGNVGSGPVGGNNHPYPPQDYAPPICNSAMKQSKNYRGKKKSGQNNMPYEMRNNGNFENSSGYDRNVNMYSRGGVKRDGNYNAHGFNPSGTIGSMNNDHHVDGNIYGDMFMNNGPRNNQQDGVNNIYGSGNGNNYYPYGYDTSGTHVMNAPLENGADVRNEGMEPSVHGGHMYNATRAYGFADGQSAAHDGTQNGSHHGANNAVPNGSHHGTHHGTHHGAHHGAHHGANNGVQNDTHRAFRQMDKKAHSGNIDPMHGGRNRKGHMSNSAYNETYKSGEENCSHAVSRADGANIASAANLGHPFACDPGVHDETSLEGGSFLSRKPRGCPSNSLKSGHMAEGAELKRNNYDETNIGTKKSDHIGKSERENRKEGRSGDQSAGEMKGTAYCPSFSANDNTNKAEQSTQLKENNRGNSKECSTRRNRNGSKNGENNDGGIMRDMHGSTNRSTLRTLAECISPVNGAADQPPLCGDGQMESSTIEKMKQKNYDSTGEHVKSSNLKSKSPRRRGSRNRRAQHGEHQSRAEHIIKEQHRGEKNQEELHTELQTADHQSKSGILKKDNKIENVLIDEEPQTCVSCYQYMTDPTPGEITPANPCCLACGQVIKKSLSLMIIELLQPQVQHLLSDVNFYVQNYHD; via the coding sequence ATGGAGTGCGTTTCGCATGACGGCCGAAGCACAAACGGCGCAGGATGCAACAAGGAGTTAACAAATAGCAGTGGGAATTCCAAGTCGATCGAAATGcatgcatataaaaataaattcgaAAAAAGCCCCAACTGTGAGCAAAATGGCCAAGCAGCAATTAGGACAAGTAACAAAAAGAGCGAAGAAAGGAAGAACCACATGAATTACTGCACCGATAATGACCAGGTTGACAATTTTAAAGTGGTGCACACTTATTCAGGTACCAGTcagaaaagcagaaaaaatgggcgcacaaagaatttttcaaaaaacaaagcagatTTCAATCATTtcttttatgaagaaaaatatgccaATAGTAGTTAtgtggagaaggggaaacgCCCCGACAGGCATTACCCGCATGGGGGGTTAGGAAGTAACAGGGGGGTTAACGACAATCGTTTGAGAAAAGGCACATCGTCAGGAAATTGCAGCAGtggtaataataataataataatatgggGGTGCATAATCCCATCGAATCGTTTGGGAAGAACTATTCAGGCTCAAGAATGAATGTGGCAAATGGTGCAGAGGAAAAGGTCGCCAAAAGAGTGGCGAGCAATAACGAGAACTTAGTGCCAACTGGGGATAAGTCACACTTGGGCATGGTCGATGGTAGAAGTAGGAGAAGAGGGGCGAACTCGGAAAAGCAGCCATTTGTATTTGCGAACAAAcggggaggaagtggaagttATAATGACCAAAATGCCGGCACTGTAGAGTACGCCAATGACGATGATCGTGTCGCCGCTGAACAGTTGGGCGTGGGTGGAAGCATGTGTGGCGATATCTGTGGCGATATGTGTGGCGACCGCTACAGCCGCAAGGGCGATTTCCCCAACGATGGAACTCCCCCCAGAAAGAAAAGCAGCTTCCTGCGAAAGAGCAAATCCCTGAACAGAAATAACATTTACGAGAGCAAGGAGGACGACAAACGGATGGTATCCATCACGAACAGGGACCCCCCGGAAAATATGGACTACACGAACGTGACGAAGAAAGCTTGTTCTAATAacgaattaaaatttaaagaaaaaaaaaaagatgaagcgAACTGCACAAGTAGGGAAGTGAATTACGATTTTAAGAGCGCCCTGAATATCCAATTCTCCAAGACAAAAATGTGCCCATATATGAACACCAAAGAAAAGTGCAAACGGTTTTTGAGTAATATGTGCCCCTATGCACACGACCAAAGTGAGCTAAAGCCATTTCCAGATTTGTACAAAACGGCCATGTGCCGTAACTTCATGAAGAACTTATGTAGCAAGTCGAAGATTGAGTGTAACTTCGCACATAATGTGCAGGAGCTCAGATCCACGGATGAGTTTTACAAGACCACCTTGTGTAAGTTTTTCCTCAACGGGTACTGCAAGGCGGACACCAACTGCAGGCACGCGCATGGGCATAAGGAGCTGAAGAGTAAGGAGGCGAAGTGTAAAGAGGCGAAGCGTAAAGAGGTGAACTGTGAAGAGGTGAACTGTGAAGGGGTGAACGGTGAAGAGGTGAACGGTGAAGGGGTGAACTGTGAAGAGGTGAACGGTGAAGGGGTGAACTGTGGAGAGGTGAACTGTGGAGAGATTAACCGTGAAGGGGTGCAGCATAGGAACCTGGGAAGTCTATCCTGGGAAATCGACAGGGTGGGAACGGAGAAGGCGAATaacaatgaggaggaagagcagcCGCAGCACCCACAGCAGCTACATCAACTACGGCAGAGTGACCTGgacgggggggaaactctTCTGAACGGAGAAACAATGAACCGGTTCAAGTCGTCGGAAAGCTGCTCCCTGAGCGAGGGGAAGGAGGTAAGGATCAtaaggggaggggaagacgCTGCGGAGGAGGATCTGCTTGCCGAGGAAGACATTGAAGAGGACGACGAAGTAGTGGACGTTATCGCAGTGGAAGGAAAACGCATATCAAACACACGtgataggaaaaaaaatgatagcaaaaaaaatgatggcaaaaaaaatgatagaaaaaagaagaaagaaaaattctaTAACGCATCGCGCAAACTCATGTCCATTAGCACGAAGGACACGTACTGCTTTCTGTCGAATGGGTTTTCCAGAAACATGGAGTCGTCCGAAAATTTCGATGATGAAAATAGGAGTGTAAGGACGAATGAAGATTCGACTCTCGCCCATAGCAATGGGGACTCCAAGATGAAGAGTTCAGACAGCGCAAATAGCTATTTTAAGGGGGACCCCCACCCTGAGTATCCGTTCAAGTCTAACGAAACGATCTACCGAATGGAGCTAAAGGATGAGGAAGTTAACCACTCCTGTGACGCAACTGGGAGGGAAGCCCAAAATGGAAGTGACACTGAGCAGGGGCACCACTCGGTGGATCATAATGAGCAGGTGAACACAAGTAGACACTTTGGAGAAAGAAGCCATGACATGGCTGATGGAAAACAGGAAAGAGACCATAGTAACAGATTTACGCACTCAAATTCGCACAGAGGTAGTAACGTAGCCCTGAGTGGAAGTTTAGCTTTGAAAAAAGAGGGCAGGAAAATCTTTAACGAAGACAGTGCGTATGCACATAGAAATAAGGTAAGCGTCGGTGGGGGCAAAGGTTCGAACGAAGCGACTGTTCATCCCAAAATGGAtaggaacaaaaatggaaggggCTACATGAACCCTAATTTTGCCCCCATGGGAAGTAAAGGTGGAACTAGAAATTTTCaggacaaaatggggaacgGAAAATTAAGTCGAAATGTGCAAGTTGATGCGATTGAGGTGAACGATGGAATGGGCCCCCCAAGCGAGATGCACTTTAGCGGACTGTGTGAGAATGGCATGAATGGCTATGATGGAGCTGTGGGGCACACTGGGGGGTGCGGCGGCAGGGATAGTAATGGGTATGGGCAGGAGCGGGGAGATAATTACACGTGGGAGAACCACACCAAGGAGAATCACGCGGGTGAACACAACCGGGGCGGTTATCGAAGCAAGGGATTTCATAACGCCAACAAGGGCAATGGCGACAGAAGCGGCGGTGGCAACTTCCACAGCGGGGGTAACAGCAACTTTAACGGAGCCTTTGGTAACAGCGCCGATAACTACGGCGGCGGCGTGGGTAAACAATATGGAAATGGCAAAAGGGCGAATGGAGGCACGGCGAGGTACGATGGCCACCCCGGCAGTAGGGACAGCAGCAATAGTGGAGTGGCGAATAGGGGCGCGGCGAACAGCAGCGTGGTGAACAGCGGCGTGGTGAGTGGTGGCTTCGCTAATAATGGAATGATGAACAACAATCTGGGGAACAACAATCTGGGGAACAACAACCTGGGGAACAACAACATGGTGAACAGCAATATGATGAGGAACAACTTCAGGGGTAACCACGCAAGGAACGCCACCCGAAATGTGCGACACGGCGCGAGAAACGGCCTGCGGAACGGCGGCATGGCGAATTACGCTGCAAACCCTAACGGAGCGAACCCTAACGGTGCGAACCCTAACGGTGCGAACCCTAATAGTATATACCCTAACGGAGCGAACCCTAACAGTGCTTACCATAACGACGTTGTGGAGAATAATATGCGCACCATGCACCCCGAACACGTCAACACCTACAACAACAATTTCAGCTGCTACAATGTCAGGGGGGGGGACGCAAATGTTTACATGAGCATGAATAACTTTCCCTACAAGAATGCCCCCCAGGGAAGCAATTGCAATGTTGTTGGTAGGGCACCCGGCAAGATTGACCATTCCAGTTGTGGCGGTAATTATGGGGGTAGCTATGGCGGCAACTATGGCGGCAACTATGGCGGTAACTATGGCGGCAGCAATGGCGGTAACTATAGTGGTAACCATGGCGGTCATTACGGAAACGTTGGTAGCGGTCCAGTTGGCGGCAACAACCACCCCTACCCCCCACAGGACTATGCCCCACCCATCTGTAACAGTGCAATGAAGCAgagtaaaaattatagagGTAAGAAAAAGAGTGGGCAAAATAACATGCCGTACGAAATGAGGAATAATGGCAACTTTGAAAACAGCAGCGGGTATGATCGTAATGTCAACATGTATAGTCGAGGTGGTGTGAAGCGAGACGGGAATTACAACGCTCATGGCTTTAACCCCAGTGGCACGATAGGCAGTATGAATAATGACCACCACGTTGATGGGAACATTTATGGGGACATGTTCATGAATAATGGTCCAAGGAACAACCAACAAGACGGTGTTAATAACATCTACGGCAGTGGCAATGGGAATAATTATTACCCCTACGGTTATGATACCAGCGGGACGCATGTAATGAACGCCCCCCTTGAAAACGGTGCAGATGTGCGCAACGAGGGCATGGAACCGAGTGTGCACGGTGGCCACATGTACAATGCGACGCGTGCGTATGGGTTTGCAGATGGGCAGAGCGCCGCGCATGACGGGACGCAAAATGGATCACATCACGGTGCAAATAACGCAGTGCCAAATGGATCACATCACGGTACACATCACGGTACACATCACGGTGCACATCACGGTGCACATCACGGCGCAAATAACGGAGTGCAAAACGACACACATCGAGCCTTCAGACAAATGGACAAAAAAGCGCACAGCGGCAATATCGACCCTATGCATGGGGGCAGAAATAGGAAGGGCCACATGAGCAACAGCGCCTATAACGAGACGTACAAGAGTGGTGAGGAAAATTGTAGCCACGCGGTGAGCCGGGCGGACGGGGCGAACATAGCAAGCGCGGCGAACTTAGGACATCCCTTTGCATGCGATCCTGGTGTGCACGATGAGACCAGCCTGGAAGGTGGCAGCTTCTTGAGTAGGAAGCCGAGAGGTTGTCCCTCGAATAGTTTAAAAAGTGGACACATGGCGGAAGGAGCCGAACTGAAAAGAAACAATTATGATGAGACTAATATAGGCACAAAGAAATCGGACCACATCGGCAAgagcgaaagggaaaatagGAAAGAGGGTCGCAGCGGTGATCAAAGCGCAGGCGAGATGAAAGGCACTGCATACTGCCCCAGCTTTAGCGCGAACGATAACACGAACAAGGCAGAACAAAGCACGCAgttgaaggaaaataatCGTGGTAACAGCAAAGAGTGCAGTACCCGCCGCAACCGAAatggaagcaaaaatggagagaacaATGATGGGGGGATTATGCGCGATATGCATGGCAGCACGAATCGAAGCACTCTGAGGACGTTAGCTGAGTGCATCAGCCCCGTGAATGGGGCGGCCGACCAGCCACCATTATGCGGAGATGGTCAAATGGAAAGTTCCAccatagaaaaaatgaaacaaaaaaattatgactcAACAGGTGAACATGTCAAAAGTAGTAacttaaaaagtaaaagtcCACGAAGAAGGGGATCGCGAAATAGGAGAGCTCAACATGGGGAACACCAAAGTAGGGCCGAGCACATTATAAAGGAACAACacagaggggagaaaaatcaGGAAGAGTTACACACAGAGTTGCAGACAGCTGACCATCAGAGTAAAAGTGGTATTCTTAAGAAggataacaaaattgaaaatgtgcTAATTGACGAAGAACCCCAAACATGTGTGTCTTGCTATCAGTACATGACAGATCCCACGCCGGGGGAAATTACGCCAGCAAATCCATGCTGCTTAGCATGCGGCcaggtaataaaaaaatcgctCTCTTTGATGATCATAGAGTTATTGCAGCCACAGGTGCAGCACCTACTTTCGGATGTCAACTTTTATGTGCAAAATTATCACGACTGA
- a CDS encoding G10 protein, putative (encoded by transcript PVX_080110A), which translates to MPRIRTMNSRKPPEGWSKVESFLDEMNKKMRSLENEDTSKKRKSEILWPIFQINHQTSRYIYELYYKRKEISRELYDYLVQEKYVDGALISKWRKQGYENLCCLKCIQVSDSNFSNTCICRVPKSNLGDRVLQCVNCGCRGCSSGDK; encoded by the exons ATGCCGCGCATCAGGACGATGAATTCAAGGAAGCCCCCCGAGGGGTGGAGTAAAGTGGAATCCTTTTTAGatgaaatgaacaaaaaaatgcgcagCTTGGAAAACGAAGATACATccaagaaaaggaaaagtgaaATTTTGTGGCCCATATTTCAAATCAACCACCAAACGTCTCGCTACATATACGAGCTGTACTACAAGCGGAAGGAAATATCAA gggAACTGTACGACTACCTGGTGCAGGAGAAATACGTGGACGGCGCGCTCATATCAAAGTGGAGGAAGCAGGGGTATGAAAACCTGTGCTGCCTCAAGTGCATCCAGGTATCAGACAGCAACTTCAGCAACACCTGCATCTGTAGAGTGCCCAAAAGTAATCTGGGCGATCGG GTTTTGCAGTGTGTAAATTGTGGATGCAGGGGATGCTCCAGCGGAGATAAATGA
- a CDS encoding Iron-sulfur cluster assembly accessory protein, putative (encoded by transcript PVX_080115A; Apicoplast targeted protein. Curated by Stuart Ralph, Walter and Eliza Hall Institute of Medical Research, Australia.) yields the protein MATTKALHLTRCTLYVAPPQQLANNRHTHGSRFRGRHVDRLRLLDESVKDNEHIIKLTDNAQKKIKQLAAETEGESLILKLSVKNGGCKGLQYKLNPIRKDEIEADDYVQQFEELKFILSIDATSVIYIYNNILDYSYDLINGGFKYVSAVAFINPNATKKCGCGKSFNV from the exons ATGGCAACGACAAAGGCCTTGCACCTAACTAGGTGTACCCTTTATGTGGCGCCCCCCCAGCAACTGGCCAATAATAGGCACACACATGGCAGTAGGTTCCGCGGGCGCCATGTGGACAGACTGAGGCTCCTGGACGAATCAGTTAAAG ACAACGAGCACATAATCAAGTTAACGGACAACGCCCAAAAGAAAATCAAA CAATTGGCAGCAGAAACGGAGGGAGAAAGCCTAATACTAAAGCTGTCTGTGAAAAATGGAGGCTGCAAAGGGTTGCAGTACAAATTGAACCCCATCAGGAAG gACGAAATCGAGGCAGATGACTATGTGCAGCAGTTCGAAGAATTGAAGTTCATTTTGTCCATTGACGCCACTAGCgttatttacatttacaaCAATATATTGGATTACAGCTACGATTTAATCAATGGTGGATTTAAGTACGTTTCTGCTGTAGC GTTTATAAATCCAAATGCCACTAAAAAGTGCGGCTGCGGGAAGTCATTCAATGTTTAG